Genomic DNA from Crateriforma spongiae:
GCCCGTCACCCAATGTCTGGCAATGGCCAAGACCAAGAGTCCCAGCAAAACCAGATCGGCAACCGCCAGCTTTCGGCCGTCACCGGCGCGGCGGACGTAATCGATCAAATAGCCGGTCGGGCATCCATAGCGGCAATAGGCCATGGGAATCACCGTGGCGACCGCCAAGGTTGCCAACGCAAAAACAATCGAACCCAGCCCGGCGATCCGGAATAGGTAGGCGTGAAATGGCTCCCAGCCGCTCAGGTCGACCCTGGGACGAAACAGCAGCACGACATAGGCGATCGTCAACAAACCGCCGGGAATCCGCCGCAACCAAACGTCGACACCACGTCGGACCGACACCCGTCGACGTGACTTTGATCCTGGACGCACCCATTGTTGGATCGCCCCGTGCGGGCACAGATGATTGCAATAGGGATTGGATTTGTTGACCGGGGGAAACAGCAGGGCGACCGCGGCGATCGCCGTCAGCCCCGGTGCCAATCGCCATGCAATGCCTTCGGCCGACCAACCGGCCAGCAAAGCCAACGACAAAAGATTCCCCGCGTACAGCCCGACAATGACGAATACGGCGATCAGCCATGTTCGGCGAAGGGATCGGTTGCGAAACCCACCGAATTGATGAAGCAATCCCATGGCAAGCAACAATCCGATCATCCAAGCATCACTGTTGGAAAACCGGATTGAATGCCAAACCGATGGGTCGGTAGCTTCAGCGACGTCCGGTTCCGCATCACCGTAGCGTGCCATTGCGTCGACCAGCGTTTGCGTCATTGCAATGCTACTCATTGTTGCACCGGAGATGCCTTCGATGGATTCGGCTTCCAAATCCAGTTGTCCCAACTGTGACGCCGTCATGTCGGTGAAACGTTTCCAGTAATACTTTTCCTGTCGAATCCAGTCGACGTAGGGTTCGTTGTCGAACGTCGTCAACAGCTTCAAATCTTCGACGACATCACCGTCACTCATGCGGACCAACCATTCCGACGGACCCTGATAGCCGATGACATCGTCAACCAGAGGGCCGGTCCTTACGACGGTGCCGATGCGATCGCCTTCGGCATCGATCACATCCAACGTCGCGGGACCGCCGGTCAAACGCCGTGCATCGGGGAACCAGTCGCGGACATCGTCGATGTTCAGTGGATCGGCAAAAACCAGCGACCCCGCTTCGCCGCCCATGCGTTGGATCAGACCTTGGGCAAGTGCCAGTGACGTCAAAGTAGCGCCGGACACCGCATCGACTTTCTTTCGGCGATCAATTTCGCCCCATGTCCAACCTTGGAACTGTGCGAAGAAATCATCGCTGTTCCGCACCACTTGGACGTGTTCGACAGTATCCGCACTTTCCAATAGACCAACCGACACGATGCGGCGCTGCGAATCAATCACAACCACCGCTTCGCTGGGTCCTCGATACCCGACGACGTCTTGCGCGTCTGGCATGGTTCGCGCAACGTAGCCCAGAGCTTCGCCCTCCGAATCAGCGATGGACCAAAACCCAGCCGCACCGGGCTTTGGCTCAATCGTTGCGACATCCCAAGGCAAATCGACAGGTAACTGACCGATCGTCGGAGGACCGATTTGTTCCGTCGTCAGCATCGGATTTGGCGACGGGATCAACCAGGCCAGGACCGCGACGATGCCGACGCGGATCCAATGGGCGCCGACCATTCGCTTGCCGTTTGATGCGGCTTGGTTCATAGCGTTGCGACGCACCGGCAGGATTCGCCCGATCAATCGACCTTGCGAAGCGCTACCGCATCGGCATGCACCATGCCGTCGGCGTCTTCGGTGCTAAGAACGACTTCGACCACGTCACCTTCGCTTAACGAAACCGTACCGGCGATGGCGGCGTTTTCGGGATGCTGGATGCTTTGATCGACGTGATAATCACGTTTGAAATTGCCGTTTCGCAGGGTCACCGGTGTGCGAGTCGAACGATTCTTGTGGGGGCTGCTGAAAACCAGCAATTCGTACTTGCCCGACGATTTGACGGCCAGTTTGAATGTCGCGGTTGCCTCTGTACCGGCGGCGGCGTAGCGATAACCGTACCCGACGTAACCCTTCAAACCTTGGCCTTGTTGCCATTTGCCGCTAAGCATCGCATCACCATCATCGGCGACGATGCCATCGATTTTTGCGGGGTCCAAACCACTGGGCGGTCCATAGGGTCCCGCCAATGTCATCGCATCACCAGGAACCACGATGTCCGAGGTCGGCGTTTCCCGTCGGGCTTTACCGGGATAGTGCATCAAACGCACCAGATCATCCAAATGGTCTTCGTACACGTCTCGCGGCAGGCAATCTTCGGCGGCACAAATCGAAGCGGCTTTTCCAACCACTTCGCCCATCATGCCACAAGTCTTCATCACGCGAACGGTCCCCAGCGCTTCGTGGGTCACACTGATGCAGCGGCCGGCCATGAACAGGTTGTTGATGTTACGGCTGTAGAAACATCGATACGGGACCGGATAACCATAGTTTCGATCCACGGCACGGTTGTGTTCGGCAATCGAGATGAATGGGTTGTCAGGGAACTTTTTGGCGTATTGTTCTTTCGGGTAATGCAGATCGATTGACCAAGTGCTGGGAACGCAACCGTCGATGAAGTCTCGTTTGGACACGATGTCTTCTTGCGTCAGCACGACATCGCCCATCAAGCGACGACTCTCTCGTGGACCACCGATGTACGCGACCCAAGTCAAAATCGCGGTCTCGTGGTCTTCGGCACCATCACGATTCTTCATCGCGTTGAAAGCACCGTAGACGGCGCGCAGATTCCAGTCGCGAATCGCTTCGGCGTCACCGATCGCGTCCTTGTCGAAACCGCTTTCCCAAAACCATTGTCCGTGGTGATCACGTGGGTAGGGAAAGTCCGCCATGTTCAAATCCAGTGCCCATGGAGTTTCCGGGAATTCAGTCGGCTGGTCCAATTCATCCCAGGCCCACATGTTGCTCATTCCCATGCGGCCCTCGGATGTCATGTCCAGATCCGCACCGGCCCAAGTTCCGATCCAGCCGTGACCGGTGCAATCGCAGAACAAACTTCCTTCGACCACGACTTCCGCGCCGGTCCGTGTGTCCAGTGCCGCGACCGCCACAATTTTATCGCCGTTCATCGTGACATCGTGAGCGTGATGATTCAGCATCAAGTCGATGTTAGGCTCCGCCCGGACGATGCGTTCTTTCAAGTCGTCGCCGAATTCTTCATAGGTGCCGGGCGACTTGGTGGCGTTGTCGGCAAATTCGTCGATGATCTCGCCGATCCTGGGGAATTTTCCACGGCGAATGTTCCCCTTTGCCCAAACACGAACTTCGCTCGATCCGTTGCCGCCCAACACCGGTCGGTCTTGAATCAGCGCGACCTTGCAACCCATTCGCGCTGCCGAGATTGCCGCGCCCATGCCCGCATAACCGCCACCGACGACGACCAAATCATAGGGGCCTTTTTGCTGTGGCTGATCGGGCAGTCCCAACTGTTGGCGGCGCCATGGCCCCAAGACTTGGTCGGCTGCGGGCGGATCGGTGGACAAGTCAGTCGTCAGATAAAGACAGTCACACCGACCGTCGAAACCGGTTTGATCCATCAGTGCCAGTGACGTCGCGCCTTTGGCCAACTGAACGGCGCCGCCGTCATGCCACGACCATTGTTTACCCTGGGTTCCGAAGGTCGTTTCCAAGACATCTTCGCCGATGCGGACCTTAAACTTCCCCGGTGGTGGTGCGGCGCCCCAACGTGCCACCCAGTCCTTGGTACGCACCCAAACGCGATACTTCCCATCGGCGGGCACGGTGATAGTGGTGGTGGCATCGTCGACCGGCTTTCCCAATCCGTGTGCCAACAAATAGGGCGATCCCATTTCTTGGATGAATTGGGTATCAAGCTTCCAGCCGCCACGGTCTTGGAAGCTTTCCGCTTCGACGAACAGGTCGGCAGCCGGCGCCGTGCCGGTCGCAAATAACAGGAAACAGACAGCCGACAAGGTGGGTAAACGCATGATCGTTCTTCGATGGAACCGTCGCTGGAGGGATACCGAGGGGAGGAATCAGAATATCCCGTCGGCGTTTGGAATGCGAGAAGATTGCCGACCGACGATGGCCGCCGGCGGCCTCGCATCGGGAATCCGGAATCCGCCATGTTGATTCCGATTGACTTGCCCCGCCGCTGGGATGAACGTCCGTTGCCAGCGGAAATCCGGCTGGCGATTACGGCGGCTCGTCAGCGAATTGAAACCTTCCAAGACTGTTGGGACCGCGACGCGATCGAGCAGTTTGTGGCGGCCGATTACGAAGCGGTTTACCAAACATTGGCTTGGGTCAAAGAAAGCCAACCGTTGCCAGGAAACCGTTTCTGCGAATGGGGATGCGGTTTCGCGGTAGTCGCTTGCTTGGCGACCGAACTTGGTTTCGACAGCATCGGAATCGAAACCGAGCCCGACTTGATCCGACAAGGCCGGGACACGCTGGCGGATTGGTTCGACCCGCCGGCGTTGGGCCCGGAACTTGTCGCCGGGAATTTTTTGCCGCCTGGAACGGAATGCTTGGCCGACGACCCGACGCTGCCCAGCTTGGGGCATCACAGCGATTCGGCCTATGAAATACTGGGTTTGGATCTAGACGATTTTGCGGTCGTTTATTCGTATCCCTGGCCGGGTGAGAACGACTATCACTGTGACGTCTTCGACGCGCGGGCGACCGTCGGTGCGATCCATATCCAATTCGCCGGTCCGCACGATGTCCGCGTCTATCGCAAATCTGGAGCCAGGCGATAGCGATTCGCCGACACAACCATGACGCACCGCCGTCGGTCAGAACGACGCCGGCAACAGGCGAAATCAGTCTTGTCGGATCTGAAAAATGGCTTCGATTTCCACCGCAATACCACCGGGCAGGGCGTTGGTTCCGATCGCGCTGCGGGCCGCCACACCGGCATCATCGCCAAAAACGTCGCGGAACAGTTCGCTGCATCCGTTGATCACCGCCGGCTGATCGACAAAGCCTTCGGTGCACCGAACCAGCCCCAAAAGCTTCACCAATCGTGCGACGCGATTCAGCGAACCCAATTCGGCACGCAGGGTCGACAACATTGCCAGTCCGGTCAATTTGGCCGCCGCAAAGCCCGCTTCGACGTCCAGATTCAAACCCAGCCGCCCGGTCACCATGCTGCCGTCTTCCTTCAGCGGCGCGTGCCCCGACAGATAGGCCATGTCGCCGACGATCACGATTGGCTTGTAGACCCCCATCGCCTGCGGTGCCGGAGGAAGGGGTAGATTCAAGGCATCCAATCGTTGATCGTTGCTGCTCATCTGTGGTCCGTTGTGGCGTCGAAATTTTGGATCCATCCCGACGATACAGCGTGCAAGCCGTCCGAGATGGGGTGTGATAATCCACTGTAGCGAACCAGCCAGGTCCCGGCATGGACCCGCATGGTGAATCGTCTCCTTGGCGGCCGAACAAAGTCGACGTCGGCTTTGCGGACGAAGCTGGCTTGCGCGGAAGTTCGGACTCCGCGGGATCAAGACTTTTTCGATGCGTCGCCGTAGACCTCGGCAGGGTCGACCAACCGTTTTTCCACCTCGCGGACCCCGCCATCGCTGTCGACAACGCGAAAGAAACACGATGCAAAACCCTCGTGACAGGCCGCACCGACTTGATCGACCTTCAGCAAGATCGCGTCCGCGTCACAATCGATGCGAACTTCACGGACACGCTGGCGGTGGCCGCTGGTTTCACCCTTACGCCACAGTTTTCCACGGCTGCGGCTGTAATAGGTCGCTTGGCCCGTTTGCAGCGTTTCTTCAAACGCCTCGGCATTCATCCAGGCCATCATCAACACCCGCCCCGACTGGGCATCTTGCGCGATCGCGGGCAGCAAC
This window encodes:
- a CDS encoding FAD-dependent oxidoreductase, with protein sequence MRLPTLSAVCFLLFATGTAPAADLFVEAESFQDRGGWKLDTQFIQEMGSPYLLAHGLGKPVDDATTTITVPADGKYRVWVRTKDWVARWGAAPPPGKFKVRIGEDVLETTFGTQGKQWSWHDGGAVQLAKGATSLALMDQTGFDGRCDCLYLTTDLSTDPPAADQVLGPWRRQQLGLPDQPQQKGPYDLVVVGGGYAGMGAAISAARMGCKVALIQDRPVLGGNGSSEVRVWAKGNIRRGKFPRIGEIIDEFADNATKSPGTYEEFGDDLKERIVRAEPNIDLMLNHHAHDVTMNGDKIVAVAALDTRTGAEVVVEGSLFCDCTGHGWIGTWAGADLDMTSEGRMGMSNMWAWDELDQPTEFPETPWALDLNMADFPYPRDHHGQWFWESGFDKDAIGDAEAIRDWNLRAVYGAFNAMKNRDGAEDHETAILTWVAYIGGPRESRRLMGDVVLTQEDIVSKRDFIDGCVPSTWSIDLHYPKEQYAKKFPDNPFISIAEHNRAVDRNYGYPVPYRCFYSRNINNLFMAGRCISVTHEALGTVRVMKTCGMMGEVVGKAASICAAEDCLPRDVYEDHLDDLVRLMHYPGKARRETPTSDIVVPGDAMTLAGPYGPPSGLDPAKIDGIVADDGDAMLSGKWQQGQGLKGYVGYGYRYAAAGTEATATFKLAVKSSGKYELLVFSSPHKNRSTRTPVTLRNGNFKRDYHVDQSIQHPENAAIAGTVSLSEGDVVEVVLSTEDADGMVHADAVALRKVD
- a CDS encoding FMN-binding protein produces the protein MRRNAMNQAASNGKRMVGAHWIRVGIVAVLAWLIPSPNPMLTTEQIGPPTIGQLPVDLPWDVATIEPKPGAAGFWSIADSEGEALGYVARTMPDAQDVVGYRGPSEAVVVIDSQRRIVSVGLLESADTVEHVQVVRNSDDFFAQFQGWTWGEIDRRKKVDAVSGATLTSLALAQGLIQRMGGEAGSLVFADPLNIDDVRDWFPDARRLTGGPATLDVIDAEGDRIGTVVRTGPLVDDVIGYQGPSEWLVRMSDGDVVEDLKLLTTFDNEPYVDWIRQEKYYWKRFTDMTASQLGQLDLEAESIEGISGATMSSIAMTQTLVDAMARYGDAEPDVAEATDPSVWHSIRFSNSDAWMIGLLLAMGLLHQFGGFRNRSLRRTWLIAVFVIVGLYAGNLLSLALLAGWSAEGIAWRLAPGLTAIAAVALLFPPVNKSNPYCNHLCPHGAIQQWVRPGSKSRRRVSVRRGVDVWLRRIPGGLLTIAYVVLLFRPRVDLSGWEPFHAYLFRIAGLGSIVFALATLAVATVIPMAYCRYGCPTGYLIDYVRRAGDGRKLAVADLVLLGLLVLAIARHWVTG
- the hisI gene encoding phosphoribosyl-AMP cyclohydrolase, which codes for MTTPKTTETETAAMPNFDAGANGLLPAIAQDAQSGRVLMMAWMNAEAFEETLQTGQATYYSRSRGKLWRKGETSGHRQRVREVRIDCDADAILLKVDQVGAACHEGFASCFFRVVDSDGGVREVEKRLVDPAEVYGDASKKS
- a CDS encoding class I SAM-dependent methyltransferase; translation: MLIPIDLPRRWDERPLPAEIRLAITAARQRIETFQDCWDRDAIEQFVAADYEAVYQTLAWVKESQPLPGNRFCEWGCGFAVVACLATELGFDSIGIETEPDLIRQGRDTLADWFDPPALGPELVAGNFLPPGTECLADDPTLPSLGHHSDSAYEILGLDLDDFAVVYSYPWPGENDYHCDVFDARATVGAIHIQFAGPHDVRVYRKSGARR
- a CDS encoding RidA family protein, with the translated sequence MSSNDQRLDALNLPLPPAPQAMGVYKPIVIVGDMAYLSGHAPLKEDGSMVTGRLGLNLDVEAGFAAAKLTGLAMLSTLRAELGSLNRVARLVKLLGLVRCTEGFVDQPAVINGCSELFRDVFGDDAGVAARSAIGTNALPGGIAVEIEAIFQIRQD